The sequence TATGAAGGTATGTTCCCTTTCCCAATAAGGTTACTCTCCTCAAAGAGGTTATATGCAGATACATAACCACTACTATACCACCAGTAGTCCAGACTGAGTTTTCAAAAGATGCTCACCTACACAGGGCCACATGATGATTTTGATGGGCcctaggcacttttttttttttttttgcctttgtggGGCCTTATTTCCATAAagatttaaaagttatattttatttctgcatcGTTATACAAACAAAtatagtatttattaaaatttaaagttcacttttttcttcatattttaaaagaaatcaaaacattttcCTAGGTTTCTCACAATATGGTGGGCGTACTGTGCCTAATAGATAAGTTGGCCCTGCCGCCATGGGTCAAGATTCCAAATCCATATAAGATCCTGCCAGGTAATATAAACAATTGAAACCAACAATTGAGAATAACATGAGAATAACATGTTAATTAATAACTTATATTCACCTCCAGTGACAAGAGAGAGTGAGGAGAGTAGTCTGGTAGAATGGAGAGACATGCGTTGGATCCAATGGGTCAGTTATTAATATAACTAAGCTCCATGACAGAGACAGGTCTGTTTTCAAATATTCTAATTTATTCAAAGACAAGCTGAAGGCACAGATTTTTATACCGTATCTGTTGATTAGAATGTTGATCTCTACTTCAAATTTAAACACAGTACAGACAATCACTGCCAAACAAAGCACACCTGTCTGCTGAATCCAGGCTGTAGGACACCGATTTGCAGCCAATGGGTTAAGAGGCAGAACTTGAGGAAATAGCAATAAAGTGGATTGGGATCCAAAGATCCTATAATCATATGTGTTCTCTCTTAACTCTGAGACAGTTAAGTTAGGATTCCTGCTCTAGTGGCCTGGGTTTTACAGGAAGAAATTTTCCCCAAACTTATATTGTTGCATCCAAATACAGAACTGCAATAATACAGAATATGATTCTTAAAAGTAGCTCTCACAGACACTGTATTAACATATTCCTGTTCCATCATTCACAGAGTTCTGTTGGAGAACAGTGTATGTAATATGGAAAGGACCAATGACTCCACGTTGACAGAATTTGTCCTGGTGGGGCTTTCTGCCCACCCAAAGCTCCAGACAGTTTTCTTCGTTCTAATTTTGTGGACGTACCTGATGATTCTGCTTGGAAATGGAGTCCTTATCTCAGTTATCATCTGTGATTCTCACCTGCACATTCCCAtgtatttcttcctctgtaaCCTTTCCTTCCTCGATGTTTGCTACACAAGTTCCTCTGTCCCACTAATTCTCGCCAGCTTTCTGGCAGTAAAGAAAACGGTTTCCTTCTCTGGGTGTATGGTgcaaatgtgtatttcttttgcCATGGGGGCCACGGAGTGCATGCTCTTAGGCATAATGGCACTTGACCGCTATGTGGCCATCTGCTACCCACTGAGATACCCTGTCATCATGAGCAAGGGTGCCTACGTGGCCATGACAGCTGTGTCCTGGGTCACTGGACTTGTGGACTCAGTAGTGCAGACAGCTCTTGCAATGCAGTTACCATTTTGTGCTAATAATGTCCTTAACCATTTTGTCTGTGAAATTCTGGCTATCTTGAAACTGGCCTGTGATGATATTTCAATCAATGTAATTAGTATGACAGGGTCAAATctgattgttttggttattccACTGTTAGTAATTTCCATCTCTTACATATTTATTGTTGCCACTATTCTGAGGATTCCTTCCACTGAAGGAAAACATAAGGCCTTCTCCACCTGCTCAGCCCACCTGACAGTGGTGATTATATTCTATGGAACCATCTTCTTCATGTATGCAAAGCCTGAGTCTAAAGTCTCTGCTGATTCCGGTAGTGAAGACATAATTGATGCCCTCATCTCCCTTTTCTATGGAGTGATAATTCCCATGCTCAATCCTCTCATCTATAGTCTGCGAAACAAGGATGTAAAGGCTGCTGTCAAAAACATACTGTGTAGGAAACATTTTTCTGATGGAAAATGAATACTTGATTTATACTACATGACTTAATATTCAATGCTGCTGCAGACATAAAATTCAGAAAGATAAAATTACCACGTGAAAACAAATTTGCCATGTGGCATTCAAAACCATATGGTACAAATAGTTTTGGgccaaacacagtggctcacgcttgtaatccaagcactttgggaggccgaggcaggtgggttacctaggtcaggagttcgagaccagcctggccaatatggcaaaaccctgtctgtactaaaaatacaagaattagacgggtatggtggcatgggcctgtagtcccagctatttgggaggctgaggcaggagaattgcttaaatgagaaaagtggaggttgcagcgagccgagatcgtgccactgaactccagcctgggtgacagagtgagacttcatcttgaaaaagaaatattttctttttactatcagatttttgtttaaaaacatataaCTATAGAAATAAAACATGTTCCTGGTGTTAAAACATACTATCACGGATAAATATTGAAAATCTCTTTGGAAGCCTGAGCAAAAAATAATCACTCTCCAATCTTCAGAAAATAATCAAGGCAAAAGGCATTTGAAAAAGCAATTTACGACCTATATTAAGTTCATTATTTATCAGTATGCAAAGTAAATATTAATCAGCACATGAtgtattatatattcatttttaattgttcatttatttactgtACAATGTCCACAACACATATAAGCTCCCTGAGGATAGGATCTTACCCTACAACATCTAAAAAATCCTGTAATACAGCCTGACATAtaatgggtgctcaataaatatttttgaacaaataGGTGAGCCACCTCATATATAAAACGAGAAATGTATGTTTGTCATATCTGAGGTAGCAAAGGTTATTCAAACCAGAAATTGATTAAATACTTCTAAATAAACTGTATTGGCATTAGTCATATACATTCCTTAATAGCGAAGGCATTACCTTTTATTTTCCATAACTTTTCTTGAATTTGATTCATAATGAGACTAAGATAAATGAAAGAGTTCCCTGGTAATGCATCCtaagttttaatttaataaaatataggtAGGCTGGTAGCATAGTGCTACTCTTGGACTTTGAAAAGAGACAAGGCTGAAACAAGGACTTTTGATCTACTCTGCATTAGATCACACAGAATCTAAATAGTAGAAAAACTAGGCAGAATGAATGACTGACAAAAATTGTGATATGAGAATAAGAAGTGGCAGAAGAAATTTAAGTCAAGTCATCCAGTGTACCGAGAAGCACAGGGTTTTGGGCACTGAGGGGTAAGACAGAAATGGCTCAAAATTGAGATCATCTCTATTTATGCTCCCTGTGGGGCAGCACCCATGTGAGGAAGTCCTACTTCCATTGAGGGAACTGAGTCAGTCATGGTCAATAGAAGAAAGCATTCCCTTTACCTCCAGATCTCTGAGGAGTCTATGGTAgttgaaatataaaacagaaatccAAAGTAAAAGACTAGAGCTACTTCTAAGTTGTGAGAGTAAGACCACAATACTTTCCTGTTTTGTTAAAAGATAATTATTGTAATTTCATAATATAATCAGTTAATTCATGCACAGCATTTAACAGTGCCCGGAATATCCTAAATGCCCAATAAACAtcagctattttattatttttagtgttaGGTATTCTTTAGTAAGTCAGAAACCTTTGAATTGGCACaagatttttatccttttttttttagggaaTAACTGATGCTATTAACTCTCTCATCTCTCAGCTTCAAATCTACTTTTCTATGTTCTGGCTTGTTAGTTAGGGTTGGCACACTGAAAATCACATTTCTCCTTTGTTAATGAGCTTCTGTTAGACTCCACCAGAAGAAGTGCTAGAGGGTGAATGAAAGCTTGGATGAAAATAAGAGATTTGCCCCTCCCTATTTTCTTCCCATTCCTGTCAGCATCACTCCAGCTTTGGTTCTTCACTATGACAATTAGCTGCTTCCAATATTGGTTTTAGTTCCATCTATTTTTCTCCATAATCCAGAACTGATAATCTACCAGCACCATATCCTCAAAGTCTTGAGTCTGTCACTCGGCTCTTACTTCTGGTAAATTAATAAGGCCTGTCAAGTTTTTAGTCTCTCATGAGGTATctttaaaagtaatgaaatatGCAATTATCTGCTTGAGAAATGTAGCAAATCAGATGGATAATAAGCAATAGACTGGGTCAAGCTACCATTTCCATACAGAACTATATAACAAAATGTATATGTAAGACATTTGCTTTTACTTCTGCAGTTGCTTTGTTGTTTCTAAACTGTAGACTATTAAGTCTCTTTAGTATACTCTCAAATGGcataatcataataattatataatcattatataataatcagAGCCTCATGGAAATGTGAGATAATACGAAGTGTACCAACATACACATAATGGAAATAACAGAAGGAAGAgggcagaaaaaaatacttatttaagtAATTGCTAAAAACATCACAAATTTGATGAAACACTAGTCTATACATCCAAGAAGATCAATGAACTTTAAGTAAGGTAAACTAAAAAGAGATCTACACTCAGATACACCATAGTCAAAATATTgtaagataaagaagaaaaaaaaaaacacctcataaACTTCAAGAGAAAACTGGTTCATCATGTGTAAGGGAGCCACTATAAGATTAACAGCAAACTTCCCATCAGAAACAATTGAGGCTATATGGCAATTGGATAACATATTCAAACGcctggaagaagaaataaaacacaaaaataaatgtcaacCAAGAAGCCCATGTTCAGCAAAaccatatttcaaaaataaaggtgaaataaataTGTTACCTGATAAACAAACTGAGATGATTCTTTGCAAGCAGACTTATACTTGCTTTATGAAAATACTAAAGGAAGTTattcaggatttaaaaaaaagtaataccaaACAGCAAttcaatacacacacatacacagaaagtaactcaaaaatacagtttaaaaattaagtaaatgaattaaaatgctaTGTTAGCTTGTCTGGTTTGGTTGCCTAATTTTCTTGTAAACATGCACGTTCCTGTTGGTTTATTttggagggagaagaaaggacaTTTATTCACTTGTTTTAAAGGAACTTCTTTACAAAACTATTCCACTCAACTCATTACAATACTGTCAACATCTGGCCCTTGGGAAAGGCACAGACTTTTTTGTTCCACTAAACTCTGAAAATACAGTTCCTTTCCCTACATTGTTATTTCTCCATGCTCTGCTGCTAAGCATGGGCAGCTTCAGCCAAAGTCAATATTCTTCAGTAGGAAATGTCAGTCCCTTGAATTTTAAGGTGCTTTATAAATGGCTCTCTTGAAAGATTACCTTCCCTTGTAGGTGGTTGTAGGGTTTGGGGTAGAGAAAGAAGAGATTATGGTGATGTAGAATGTACATCATAACCATCTTTGCCCCTAAAAAATTCACACAACTGATGTTTGCCCCTACAAAATTCACACAACTACATTCTTCACTTTCTCTCACAGATACTGCGAGTGTGTGACAAAGTAATGTGTGAAGAGAACTGGTTTCACAATTTTTTAGCATGTTCTAAACAGTAGTCCATAAACTCACTTTAGTACATAAAATTTAGAGTacctatcttttttattattattatactttaagttctaggatacatgtgcataatgtgcaggtttgttacatatgtatacttgtgccatgttggtgtgctgcacccatcaactcgtcctttacatcaggtataactcccagtgcaatcccacctcccacctcccttcccataataggccccggtgtgtgatgttccccttcccgagtccaggtgatctcattgttcagttcccacctatgagtgagaacatgcggtgtttggttttctgttcttgtgatagtttgctgagaataatgatttccagctgcatccatgtccctacaaaggacacaaactcatccttttttatggttgcacactgttggtgggattgtaaactaattcaaccattatggaaaacagtatggtgattcttcaaggatctagaactagaagtaccatatgacccagccatcccattactgggtatatacccaaaggattataaatcatgctgctataaagacacatgcacacgtatgttcattgcggcactactcacaatagcaaagacttggaatcaacccaaatgtccatcagtgacagattggattaagaaaatgtggcacatagagtACCTATTATATTGCTCTGTGTTGTTAGAGCATCTGACACAACATGAtataatgctaaatgaaatacCAAATATAAAAGTATATCTATATCATAACCACAACTGTTCAAGTCAGccctacagaaaaaaagaattccctAACCAAGCCTGAATATGACACTGCCCATTGTCCTTGCCCATTTTTCCCACACGCCATTAATTTTATGACTGGTtacatggtgatatggtttggatttgtgtccccgcccaaatctcatgtcaaattggagGAGGTGCCTAATGGGAAGTGGTTGGGTCACGGGGGCaagtttcccccttgctgttcttgtgatagtgagtgagttctcacgagacctgatggttttaaagtgtgtggcacttcccccattgcgctctctttctctccaccatgggaagatgtgtttgcttcccctttgccttctgccatgattgtaagtttcctgaggccttccaacCACACTTCCTATCAAGCCTCTGGAAcctcagttaaacctctttccttcataaattacccagtatcaggtggttctttatagcagtgtgaaaacaaactaatacacatggccattttttagtttcctaaaagatgtttaaaatttttaactaatTACAGAAGATCTCATAAAGACGGATCAAAAGATGACTGAAGCCAAACAACAGATTTAAACAGGGAACTCCAGCACTTTACTGATATATGTAATCCTTTTGATTTTCTTCAGGTACCTGCCTAGAATTCTCCTTCGTCTCCCACCCAAATGAAATAAAGCAGAATGTTCAAAAGAATAAGAACTCACAgtcatgaaagaaaattttaaaaatccttcttcATTTCTGCTATTCCTATAGGATAGTAAATTAAATAGGTCTTTCTAATTCATAGTACCAAAATGAAATCTGGACTACATTCAATCTCCAGCTTAAGGCATACTCTTTGCTTATTGCATCTGTTGCTatgaaacaatacatttttttcctaaaaaatccCTCTAACTGTAATACAACTGGATATCAAATAAAACTGACATTGATATACACTTGGCATTATAAAAAGTGGATATTTTCCCTAAGGAACCTCTTATTTCATGCCCTATGATAGTCATTAGTGCTATTCACTGAACATTCTGGTTTTCCTTTTAGGAATACAGAAAAATTGCTATTCCCTTGAAACTGGGCCCAAATTTTCTTTGCTATGATCAATGAAGTTCTAGTGGAAGTGGCATTTATTGTTTCCAGATAGAAAGATTTACTTGCCAATGAGAGACCCTGCTGCTCCCTCTTCCCCTTGCCACGTGGAaaagtacatttcaaaataaagccTCCATTAGTCTAAGTCCCTGAGTGACTTTGTCAGAACCTTCCTGTCATTCATGACACATTATACATGCGGCAGCATCAATAAGTAAACAATTATTGCAATAAGCCACAAAGGTTGAAAGGCAATTTGTTAATACATCCTAACCATCCTACAGCCATTCCTGACACACAAACCCAAACatacaaataaaggaaaaagctATGAGATGAAACAAAGTGAGAAGACCTGCAAAAAAAGCAGCAATAAGATTAGATTGTTGGTAAATGCCAGTATCAACTGTGCAGAtggattttaagtaaaaatttgaAGATTTGAATCTGGGACTCCTCCATTAGACCTGAACTCTCTAATAGGGCAAAAGGGGCTTTTCAGGGTCACTGTGGATGATTTTACCAGATGTACTTACACAATTTCACAACACTCAATAATAAGCTATTCAAAACCTAGAAAGCATAGACTTGAAAATTTATCATAGCAATTTTCAGGGAGATAGAAGTAAAGTACTTTGTTTTAACAGTACCAACAGCATAATTTCTTAAAAGCTGGAGATCAAACGACCTAAGATGAGTCGTATTTTCTAGTGCTCACACATGTAACATATAAGCTAGCAGCAGCACTTAATGGTTTCACGTTAGTACCACTTCGTTATTCCCAGCAAACGCAGATCAAATGCTCTCTGGAGGAAATAATCTTCAATTTAGTTCTGCAGGATATCcaaagaaaaattgaatttaCACTCACAAATCACTAAACACAACAGAAGCAAACCGCCATTAGTGAGAGTCCACACTCACAATAACCACAGTCattgtaaatgaactaaactcataatttttaaagtagtatTAGTATAATAGAgagagaattttttattttaagggaaTACATaactttcatattattttaatgtgtatatttTCTACTACATAGGAAAAATAGGGGTTGaagtaaaaagaaggaaaaagtataCTAGGCAAGTAATAACCAAAAGCTGATGTTACTATATTAATGTGACAAAATTGATTGAAGATCAAAAAGCATTACTAGAAGTGAAAGAGGAAGTTACGTTacgataaatgtttatttaatcagTAAAATGTGTATTCTAAGCTTTATTCTCCTAATAAAACAGCcttaatatataaaagaaaacttaataTAACTATATATCATCTTAAGCACTGAAAGTATAAACAGACAAATATAAGGATCAACAGATTTGAACAAAAACATTAGCAAGCTTATCAGCCCAACTATTATGGAATATAGATTCTTCTAAAACACATTTGAGACATTTGCAAAAATTGACATTATGTTAGGCTGAGAGCAAGAATCAGTAGATTTTAAGGAAGCAATATTAAACAGTCATATTCTCTTTCCTACATACAATTAAGTTAAaggtaattaattaatttaaaagctCCATAACCTGGAGACAATTAAAACACACTTCTAAATGATTAAGTAGCAGTGATGATCAAAATATTTCACTTCTATGGCAAGTGTTCTAGTAAATTAGAATGAATATTTGTCATAAACAACCAGTGTGACTGTAGTAATTAATGTGTGCCAACAAAATGTCAGCCCTTGCTTacaggtaagagaaaaaaattaaaaacaaaaaaatttaaattacaaccCCCAAATTAAAATCTCATAAAACCATGCTTAAGACTGCAACCAGTAGTACAGCTGTATCAGCTGTTTTTAGCTAGTGTCCATTCTGATTGGGTGGCAGCTATGCCATAATCTTTGTTAAATACATTCACCATTAATCCCgctaaaataaagtataattgaAAAATGTACATTAAACTTTActagacacagaaaaagtaactttttctagaaaatgtttATACTTAAATTCTTGTAGAAAACTTGActtcataaggaagaaaaaagaatgaaatgaaagcaaagaaagataatgaaataatctaAGTAATTTGAATGCAGAGTGGATATGCCAAGCATTTTGCTGTTTATTCATATCATACTATTTCTAATTAAATCTTCATAATAATAGtgaaaagtatattttcttgttcttcatTTACAGCCAAAGACACTAAGACTCCTAGAGGTTCTAAGTGGAAAAGCTATGTTTCTTTATGCCTACTAATCAGGAGGGAAACATCTGAAAGTCCAGTTGCTTCTGAGTCATGAAAAATAAGCCAAAGGTATTAGAAGGCAAAAGAGTTAATAGATGTTACTGGATTTTACCTTGGCATTTCTCTAACACTGTTAAGCTGGATAATTAGATTAATTTGGGGGACTATGATGACCAAGTCCTGCAATGACTGTGGCTGTGATTTAGAGTGGATAACAGTTTGACCTTTTCTTGATCCCAGTATTGCATCATCCTCTTGAGAAACTTATGGATATCCCTGTACTCACAGGTAAAGGTCAGTACGTGCTAAGACCAAGGGCTTTAACCAGAAAGCTGCTGAATAAACCTAGGGTCATGGGTTTTCAGAGCGATGTACTTTAGGGAAGATGAGAGGGTgcaataattttttgttaattaagagagacagaaaagctTAGTGGTAAAGAGGCTAAATATGCTGTCAAACTGTTTAGATTGGAATCTCACCTCCACATCTATCTTGCTAGCCTATGCAAGTGATTTAATGTCTTTGAAGCTCAGTTTTCTGATGTACTGTGAAGGTTAAATGTACCAGCTCACTCATCCACATGTACAGCACTTCTCTCACTTTAGAGAAAAGATGCTTAGTTCAACAAACCAAGGAGATGGAGAAATAGGGGAGTTTAATTATAAACAGGTTTACCTGAGGTGATAGTGAATCACCAGGTAGATGGAATTCAGCTGGTATGTGGAGATGCACATTAAAACACTAATAATGGACATTCCATTTGATGCTATAGATGGTATAATTCTTGATGCAAATATTGTAGGTAATACAGAATATGAGAAAAGTAGAGCAACCATTACTAACTTCAACCCACtttctaaagaagaaagaaatccaaGCACTAAAAGAGAGGCAAGCAGGCTGTCCAATGGCTGGAAGAAGAGGCATGGCGATGTAGTCTCAGAGATCACAAAATGAAGAGCCTTCAAAGCCAAAGCGACTATCCTAACTCTGAGAATGGGAATTGGAGATACTAACATCAAAAATATCAGAGATACCCATGTAGAAAGTGAGTTCAGAAATGGTTCCTCTTGGGCATATTGGAGAGGAAACTCTATGCCAGTGAAAAGTTCAAAGTTGTCAGGATCACTAGGACTCTAAACAAAGATGATAGAGCAATTATTTTGCTGAGCCCAGAAAGGAAGTTATTTTGACTGTCTCTGGACCAACATCCATGAGGTTTctagagaaatgagaaaatgaagaaagcaactTTTCCTCGttgcaaattaattaaaaatgaaacaaccaCTTCAGTGACTTATGTTTTCTGTAGCTCAGTTAAGGGAACACAGTAAACACCATTTATGTCACAAATAcacttaatcctcataaaaaCCTGAAGACATGCATAATTTACACAATGAAGAACATGTAGTCCAAAAAAGTTATATGAATTGccctaggtcacacagctaggaagccACACCGTGGAGGGTGGAGTTCAACTAAAAAGATTCCAAAATTCATACACTTCTTATTACCATACTGTAGAGCTCCATTTTTTCTGATTGCTAAAAGACCTGCCAAGACCTCTCTATCCACCTCTGCAGCAAATAGATAATGACAATGTACATCTCTATATGACCTTTAACTGTGTAACCTTTAACCTTAAACAGAGTGCTTCCAAACAGGCCAACCAACTCAGGAAGaccatttcttttctgttctctctaGTCTGGTAACTTTCTCCCACAGGAATATAAAACACAGTCTAATATTTACACCTGAGCAGGCAACTACATCTCAGAGGACATCATTAAAAGTTGACTGACCTACTTCTCTCTGGTACAAATAGGTTACA is a genomic window of Chlorocebus sabaeus isolate Y175 chromosome 12, mChlSab1.0.hap1, whole genome shotgun sequence containing:
- the LOC103219079 gene encoding olfactory receptor 13C8, with product MERTNDSTLTEFVLVGLSAHPKLQTVFFVLILWTYLMILLGNGVLISVIICDSHLHIPMYFFLCNLSFLDVCYTSSSVPLILASFLAVKKTVSFSGCMVQMCISFAMGATECMLLGIMALDRYVAICYPLRYPVIMSKGAYVAMTAVSWVTGLVDSVVQTALAMQLPFCANNVLNHFVCEILAILKLACDDISINVISMTGSNLIVLVIPLLVISISYIFIVATILRIPSTEGKHKAFSTCSAHLTVVIIFYGTIFFMYAKPESKVSADSGSEDIIDALISLFYGVIIPMLNPLIYSLRNKDVKAAVKNILCRKHFSDGK